In Malus sylvestris chromosome 16, drMalSylv7.2, whole genome shotgun sequence, the following are encoded in one genomic region:
- the LOC126608435 gene encoding uncharacterized protein LOC126608435, whose product MEDKNYIENILCCGDQSEEEEEDAEEALSLCDLPLDNIHDQVNEFHDMSSKHLHARRSSADQFFEFFSEFSTDSFMCSAEDIIVCGKLIPFKDHANEAPQKTCTNNGYHKKNSSFRRRSESLPGLQSSVARSSSTKNQIMIRNSRSLDYQKLHRKSSMVSPTPAEMERISSVKSVGKYDKKCGNKPKWFLLMFGIVRFQAEMDLSDIKNRQIRRNPSTLFRSEAPDNRSSGKGSWKLLKVLSCKDHASVAAKMPHCTQA is encoded by the coding sequence ATGGAGGACAAAAATTACATTGAGAATATTCTTTGCTGTGGAGATCaatcagaagaagaagaagaagatgcagAAGAAGCACTCTCTCTCTGCGACCTTCCGCTGGACAATATCCATGATCAAGTCAATGAATTCCACGACATGTCCTCCAAGCACCTACACGCTCGTCGTTCTTCCGCTGATCAGTTTTTCGAGTTCTTCAGCGAGTTCAGCACCGACAGCTTCATGTGTTCGGCCGAAGACATCATCGTCTGTGGGAAACTCATACCCTTCAAAGATCACGCAAATGAAGCCCCTCAGAAGACCTGTACTAACAATggttatcacaaaaaaaattcatcttTCCGAAGGAGGTCGGAGTCACTGCCCGGGTTACAAAGCTCGGTAGCAAGATCAAGCAGCACAAAGAATCAGATCATGATAAGAAACAGCAGATCATTGGattatcaaaagcttcaccgGAAATCCTCGATGGTCTCCCCGACCCCCGCAGAGATGGAGAGGATTTCTTCCGTGAAGAGTGTTGGAAAATACGATAAGAAGTGTGGTAACAAGCCAAAGTGGTTTTTACTCATGTTTGGGATTGTGAGGTTTCAGGCTGAGATGGACCTCAGCGATATCAAGAACCGGCAGATTCGACGAAACCCTTCCACGCTCTTCCGCAGTGAAGCCCCTGACAATCGGAGCTCCGGTAAGGGCTCTTGGAAACTGCTCAAGGTATTGAGCTGCAAGGACCATGCAAGTGTTGCTGCAAAGATGCCGCACTGTACACAAGCGTGA